A single Lactuca sativa cultivar Salinas chromosome 8, Lsat_Salinas_v11, whole genome shotgun sequence DNA region contains:
- the LOC122195725 gene encoding uncharacterized protein LOC122195725, producing the protein MVMCFCRKWAIVRTSWTDNNPGRRFWGCPDPNSSCGFIGWYDEPMCARSKVIIPGLLRTINKLRKAMDDIKEQASKHEKAMEKIKEQATMLKYYLVYSWIFLLLCCCSCCKSTG; encoded by the exons ATGGTGATGTGCTTCTGCAGAAAGTGGGCGATAGTTCGGACATCGTGGACAGATAACAACCCAGGGCGTCGATTTTGGGGATGTCCTGACCCA AATTCATCATGTGGGTTTATTGGGTGGTATGATGAACCCATGTGTGCTCGTTCCAAAGTTATAATACCAGGGCTGCTTAGGACAATCAATAAGCTACGAAAAGCAATGGATGATATAAAAGAACAAGCAAGCAAGCATGAAAAAGCAATGGAGAAGATCAAAGAACAAGCAACTATGTTGAAGTATTACCTAGTCTATAGTTGGATTTTTTTGTTGTTGTGTTGCTGTTCTTGTTGTAAGTCCACAGGTTGA